Proteins co-encoded in one Vigna radiata var. radiata cultivar VC1973A unplaced genomic scaffold, Vradiata_ver6 scaffold_259, whole genome shotgun sequence genomic window:
- the LOC106755422 gene encoding nucleolar protein 58 produces MGSDRKSKRTSPSQREEDDKRSKRHRTVEDEEKKERKREKKETREDKKSRKHSKEKSDKGKSKDKHRNKHRKGDAHTEFLQLSKDDYFAKNNEFAAWLKEEKNVFFSDLLSESARELFTDFVKAWNKGKLDSHYYEGIASGPRTSHNWKIKK; encoded by the exons ATGGGAAGCGATAGGAAATCGAAACGAACTTCACCCTCCCAACGAGAAGAAG ACGATAAGAGAAGCAAGAGGCACAGAACGGTAGAGGATGAGGAGAAGAAGGAACGGAAGAGGGAAAAGAAAGAGACAAGGGAAGACAAGAAATCTCGCAAGCATTCCAAAGAAAAATCTGATAAGG GGAAGTCGAAAGATAAGCACCGAAACAAGCATAGAAAAGGTGATGCCCATACG GAATTCCTACAATTGTCAAAGGATGACTATTTTGCAAAGAATAATGAGTTCGCTGCCTGGctaaaggaagagaaaaatgtgtttttctcTGATCTGTTGTCCGAGTCAGCACGTGAGTTGTTTACTGATTTTGTCAAAGCTTGGAATAAAGGAAAACTTGATTCACACTACTATGAAGGCATTGCAAGCGGACCCCGCACATCCCATAACTGGAAGATCAAGAAGTAA
- the LOC106755421 gene encoding protein SIEVE ELEMENT OCCLUSION B, with protein sequence MNSIGKLGAMQQLIKGGRMMPAAAISDDSILVKKIVAEHNPEGIEYDVRPLLQIVEDVLIRSTLSSEGATTGALGRVDHVEDRSYHPGQTNTLEALSAKIDRISCEISYKTLGGVDAHSTTVGIFDMLTIFKWDVKIVLALAAFALTYGEFWLLAQIHDKNQLAKSMAILKQLPSIMEHASSLKPRFDTLNDLVRIIVEVTKCVIEFHDLPSQYITQDITAYTTAYNYIPVASYWTIRSIVACAAQITSLTTLGYEIFTSTDAWELSTLIFKLKNIIDHLRQLLNSCHEHIGKKMDAEAYQMLRDLFSKPHTDNMKVLKALIYAQDDILPLYDGVTKKRVSLEPLRRKNVLLLFSGMEISTDELLILEQIYNESKAHAPRMESRYELVWIPIVDPNSEWTELKKKQFESVQENMSWYSVHHPSLIGKPVIWFIQSEWKYKNKPILVVLDPQGRVSCPNAIHMMWIWGSAAYPFTSSREEALWKEETWRLELLVDGIDQEILNWIKDGKYIFLFGGDDPEWVRRFVKEARRVAMATQIPLEMVYVGKSNKREQVQKIIDTIIRDKLNTQYWSEQSMIWFFWTRLQSMLFSKLQLKQTDDDDHVMQEIKKLLSYEKQGGWIVLARGSHIVVNGHATTGFQTLVEFDAVWKDHADREGFESAFKNHYDKVHSIVSPCCRFEFSHAMGRIPERLTCPECRRNMHVLTTFQCCHDEKIDEDFFVSTVTPPTN encoded by the exons ATGAATAGCATTGGCAAGTTGGGTGCTATGCAACAACTTATAAAAGGTGGAAGAATGATGCCTGCAGCTGCAATATCAGATGACAGCATTTTGGTGAAGAAAATAGTGGCAGAGCATAACCCTGAGGGGATTGAATATGATGTCAGGCCCCTTCTCCAAATAGTTGAGGATGTTCTAATACGTTCCACCTTGAGTTCTGAAGGTGCTACAACG GGTGCCCTTGGTCGTGTTGATCATGTGGAAGACAGAAGCTACCATCCTGGCCAAACAAACACACTAGAGGCTCTATCTGCTAAGATTGATAGGATTTCCTGTGAG ATTTCCTACAAGACTCTCGGTGGTGTAGATGCACACTCCACAACAGTTGGAATATTTGACATGCTTACAATCTTCAAGTGGGATGTGAAAATAGTGCTGGCCTTAGCTGCTTTTGCTCTAACGTATGGTGAATTTTGGCTGCTGGCCCAAATTCATGATAAGAACCAGCTAGCCAAATCAATGGCAATTCTGAAGCAACTACCTAGTATCATGGAGCATGCTAGCTCTCTGAAACCACGCTTTGATACTCTTAATGATCTAGTTAGAATCATAGTTGAGGTGACCAAGTGTGTCATAGAGTTCCATGATCTGCCATCTCAATATATTACGCAAGACATAACAGCCTACACCACTGCCTACAACTATATCCCAGTTGCTTCGTACTGGACCATCAGAAGTATTGTGGCTTGCGCAGCTCAAATTACCAGCCTCACTACCCTTGGCTATGA GATATTCACATCCACTGATGCTTGGGAGCTATCTACTTTGATTTTCAAGCTCAAAAACATAATTGACCATCTTAGGCAGCTGCTAAATAGTTGCCACGAACATATTG GGAAAAAGATGGATGCTGAAGCTTACCAAATGCTGCGAGATTTGTTTTCAAAACCCCACACTGACAACATGAAGGTTCTCAAAGCTCTGATTTATGCACAGGATGATATTCTGCCTCTATATGACGGAGTTACCAAGAAAAGG GTTAGCCTTGAGCCATTGAGAAGGAAGAATGTGCTGCTTCTATTTTCAGGCATGGAGATCTCCACCGATGAGCTTCTGATTCTTGAACAGATCTACAACGAATCAAAGGCTCATGCACCGAGAATGGAGAGTAGATATGAATTGGTTTGGATCCCAATTGTGGATCCAAACTCGGAATGGacagaattaaagaaaaaacagttTGAGAGTGTGCAAGAAAACATGTCATGGTACTCAGTGCATCATCCGTCTTTGATAGGCAAGCCAGTCATCTGGTTCATCCAGAGCGAATGGAAGTACAAGAATAAGCCAATTCTTGTGGTTTTGGATCCACAAGGGAGAGTTTCTTGCCCCAATGCTATTCACATGATGTGGATTTGGGGAAGTGCTGCCTACCCTTTCACAAGTTCTAGAGAAGAAGCTCTATGGAAGGAAGAGACCTGGAGACTTGAATTGCTAGTAGATGGAATTGATCAAGAAATTTTGAACTGG ATTAAGGAtggaaaatacattttcttGTTTGGGGGGGATGATCCTGAATGGGTAAGAAGATTTGTGAAGGAAGCCCGAAGAGTTGCAATGGCTACACAAATACCCTTAGAGATGGTATATGTTGGGAAAAGCAACAAAAGGGAGCAAGTGCAGAAAATCATCGACACAATAATTCGTGATAAACTGAACACTCAATATTGGTCAGAGCAGAGCATGATATGGTTCTTCTGGACCCGTCTTCAGAGTATGCTGTTCTCGAAGCTTCAACTGAAGCAGACCGATGATGACGACCATGTGATGCAGGAAATCAAGAAGCTTCTGAGCTATGAGAAACAGGGGGGATGGATTGTTCTGGCAAGAGGGTCTCACATTGTGGTAAATGGGCATGCCACAACAGGGTTCCAAACCCTGGTGGAGTTTGATGCCGTGTGGAAAGATCATGCTGACAGGGAAGGGTTTGAATCGGCTTTTAAGAATCACTATGACAAGGTTCATTCCATTGTTAGTCCTTGCTGCAGATTTGAATTCTCTCATGCAATGGGGAGAATCCCAGAGAGGCTCACGTGCCCTGAGTGTCGCCGCAACATGCATGTTCTCACCACCTTCCAGTGCTGCCATGATGAAAAAATCGACGAGGACTTTTTTGTCAGCACTGTAACTCCTCCCACCAACTGA